One Streptomyces umbrinus genomic window, CCCGGCGCATCGACTGCCTCGCCCGCAACCGGGACGCGATCGCCGCGTACCTCGAAGTGGTACGCGGCGACGGTCGGTCCGTGGACGACGGGCGGTCGTCCGTAGACGGCTGATCGGGTCAGGCCGCCCGTTCCCGGGCCCGCTGGGCCGCCTCGCTTACGGAACCGCGGTGCACGGGACCGTGACCGGGCAGCAGGACGTCACCCGAGAGCGCCTCGAAGGCGTCCAGCGAGGACAGCGCACCGGGGAGGTCCCGGTGGAACATCGTGGGCAGCAACTGCGGGCCGCTCGCGCGTGAGGTGGGGTGTCCGCTGACCAGCCCGTCGCCCGATATGACGACGCCCGCGTCCGGCAGATGGAAGGCGCAGTGGCCCGCCGTGTGGCCGGGGGTGTGCACGGGAACGGGGCGGCCGGGCAGGTCGAGAGCGCCCTCACCGGGGAACGGCCGCGGTTCGGTGACCGGGACGTGGGCGGTGCCGCCGGAGCGCAGCGCGTGCAGGGCCCACGTCACCACACCGGGCCGCCAGGCGTTCTTCAGCACCTTGCCGATGGTCACCTGATGGAGGAAGTCCCGGCGCGCGTGCGGGACTTCGGCCTCGTGGGCGTAGACCGGCGTGCCGTACGTACGGCTGAGGTACTCCGCCGAGCCGATGTGGTCGTTGTGGGCGTGCGTGACGAGTACGGCCGCGACCGCTTCGGGCGTACTGCCCACGGCCGACAGGGAGGCGAGGACGCTCTCGCGGTCTCCGGGGTAGCCCGTGTCCACGAGGGTGACGGCGTCCCCTTCCGCGAGAATCACCCAGTTGGTGTTGCTGCCGTGTACCAGATGGATACCGTCGGCGACTTGATGGATGTCTGCCTGCATGGTCGTCCCGACCTGGAGGTCCCTGCCTGATGGGACACAGCCAAGCAGATCCGCGGGCACCTCAGCGCAGGGGGTCGGACGAAGCGCGCATCGACCGCAGTGCCAGGAGCAGTACGGCGATGTCGTCGAAATAGGCGGGGTCGGGCATGAGATCGGTCGGCAGCACGACATAGGCGACCGCTCCCCAGAAGACCCAGCGGGGACCGGTCGGCAGCCCGGCCCGGCGGAGGTCCCGCCGCGTACGGACCAGCCGGACCAGCAGTACGACCGCCGCCCCGAGGGCCACCGCAAGCACGGCCGCGACGGCGAGAACCAGAATCCATGTGTTGGTGTCCATCAGCCCTTCCCCGACTCGTCCGCTGCTCCTCTTCGAATGCCCAGGTTCGCCCGCTTCACCACCGGCGAGCCGGTCCGACACGCGGCGCGGGACGCCGACGTGTCCGGTCGACCCCTACTCTGTGCTGTCGATTGATCACCTTGAGCGAACAGGTGAACGGAGCGAACAGAGTGAACAGTGGGGTGCGCGTGTGAAGATCGCCTGCGTCGGCGGTGGGCCCGCCGGTCTGTACTTCTCGATCCTGATGAAGCTTCAGGACCCGGACCACGACATCACGGTCCATGAACGGAACCCGGCCGGTTCGACCTACGGATGGGGGGTGACGTACTGGGGGAGCCTGCTCGACAAACTGCACGAGGGTGATCCGGAGTCGGCGCGCGCCGTCAAGGAGAACTCGGTCCGCTGGAGCGACGGGGTCGCGCACGTCGGCGACCGCACGACGACGCACCACGGCGACGAGGGCTTCGGCATCGGCCGCCGGCAGCTGCTGGACCTCCTCGCCGAGCGCGCCCGGTCCCTGGGTGTACGCGTCGAGTACGAGAACGAGATCGCCGACGGGGACCGGCTGCCCGACGCCGACCTGGTCGTCGCCTGCGACGGCGTTCACAGCGGGGTGCGCGAGCGGCACTCGGACCACTTCGGCCCGGAGGTCGGGCTCGGCCGGAACAAGTACATCTGGCTGGGCACCACGAAGGTCTTCGACGCGTTCACCTTCGCTTTCGTGGACACACCGCACGGCTGGATCTGGTGCTACGCCTACGGGTTCAGCGCGGACCACAGCACCTGTGTCGTCGAGTGCTCCCCGGAGACCTGGACGGGCCTCGGCCTCGACCGGGCCGACGAGACGGAGGGCCTCGTCCGCCTCCAAGAGCTCTTCGTCAAGCTGCTGGACGGCCACCGGCTGATCGGCCGGGCGAACACCGGCGGCAGCGCGCAGTGGCTGAACTTCCGCACCCTCACCAACCGCGCCTGGTCCCACGGCAACGTGGTCCTGCTGGGCGACGCAGCCCACACCACGCACTACTCCATCGGCGCGGGCACCACCCTCGCCCTGGAGGACGCCATCGCACTCGCGCACTCGCTGCGCGCGGAGCCCGAACTGGCCCCCGCACTCGTCGCGTACGAGAAGAAGCGCAAGGCGGAGCTGCTGTCCGTGCAGAGCGCGGCCCGGCACAGCGCCCAGTGGTACGAGAGCCTGCCGCGCTACATCGGTCTGCCTCCGGCGCAGATGTTCGCGCTCCTGGGCCAGCGGCACTCCCCGCTGCTGCCGTACATCCCGCCGCAGCTCTACTACCGGATCGACCGGGCGGCAGGGCAGCTCGAGGCGCTGCGCAGACTCAAGCGCTGGCTGGGTCCGAAGGTCGCGCGGACCCTGCACGCCAAGCGGGGCTGACGCCTCGTCAACATCCCACCTTTTTGGCGAGAATGGCGGTGTTGCTCACGCGCCGGGAGATGCGCGAGCGTTCTGAGTCATGGACCGTGACCGGAGCAACGCCGCCTTCACTCCTGCCTTCTCCCTCCCCCTCTCCCTTTCCCGTCGTCAACTCCTCGCGGCCGCGGGCGCCGCCGGTGCCGTCACCGCCGTAGGTGCCGCGCCGGCCGCCGCGCAGCCGCCCGGCGAGCTCTCGCTGTCCTTCACGGCGGCCACCAACGGCTCGGCGACCCTCGCGCCGGGCGGGGACCGGCTGATCGCCGAGGTCCAGAACGTGCTCTGGTCCCTCCCGCGCACCGGCGGCAAGGCCGTCCCGCTCACCTCCGCGGACCTCGAACCGAACCGGCCCGTGCACGCCCCCGACGGCAAGCTCGTCGCCTTCTGCGCCTACCGGGGCGGCGGCTTCCACATCTGGACGATGCGGCCCGACGGCTCGGACGTACGACAGCGCACCGACGGGCCCTGGGACGACCGGGGTCCTGTCTGGTCGCCCGACGGCACCCGGATCGCCTTCGCCTCCGAGCGCGGCGGCGACCAGGTGACCGGCAGTCCGTACCGCATCCAGGTACTGGACCTGCGCACCGGTGACATCGCCCGTGTGACCGGTCTGCCGGGCCAGGAGGGTCCTTCGCAGGACGGGGTGTGGGAGGACTTCGACCCCACCTGGTCGCCGGACGGGAAGCGGATCCTCTTCGTCCGGGCGAAGGGCGTCACCACCGCAAACGGCCTCGGCCTCGACGCCCGGACGGTCGCCGCCGTCCCCGCCTCGGGCGCGGGCCCGGTCGTCGTGGAGCACACCGAGACCGCGGCCGCCCAGATCCTGGCCCCCGCCCTCGCGGCGGACGGCCGCCGCCTGGCGTATCTGCGGACCACCGCGTCACCCAACGGTTCGTGCACGCTCGTCGTCGACGGTGAACCCGTCGCGGTCGCCGGGGACATCGCGCCGGTGCCGCACCGCTGGACGCCGGAGGGCGAGCTGCTGCTCACCGTGGACGGCCGCTTCACCGTCGTGCGGCCGGAGAAGCCGGCCGAGGCGGACGCGATCCCCTTCGAGGGCGTACTGCCCGTGGACCGGCCGCGCTACCAGGTCAAGGAGTACGACCTGGGGGAGGCGGGACGGGCGCGGCCGGTGCAGGGCATTCATCTGCCCGCGCTCTCGCCCGACGGGCGGAGGATCGCCTTCGCCGCCCTCAACTCTCTCTGGCTGGCCGACAGTTCGGGAGGCCGGGCGCCGAAGCGTCTGCGCCGGATGGCACCCACCGGCTACCTGCTCGGCCCCTCGTGGGCGCGCGACGGACGTTCACTGCTGTACGCGG contains:
- a CDS encoding MBL fold metallo-hydrolase, giving the protein MQADIHQVADGIHLVHGSNTNWVILAEGDAVTLVDTGYPGDRESVLASLSAVGSTPEAVAAVLVTHAHNDHIGSAEYLSRTYGTPVYAHEAEVPHARRDFLHQVTIGKVLKNAWRPGVVTWALHALRSGGTAHVPVTEPRPFPGEGALDLPGRPVPVHTPGHTAGHCAFHLPDAGVVISGDGLVSGHPTSRASGPQLLPTMFHRDLPGALSSLDAFEALSGDVLLPGHGPVHRGSVSEAAQRARERAA
- a CDS encoding YkvA family protein: MDTNTWILVLAVAAVLAVALGAAVVLLVRLVRTRRDLRRAGLPTGPRWVFWGAVAYVVLPTDLMPDPAYFDDIAVLLLALRSMRASSDPLR
- a CDS encoding FAD-dependent monooxygenase is translated as MKIACVGGGPAGLYFSILMKLQDPDHDITVHERNPAGSTYGWGVTYWGSLLDKLHEGDPESARAVKENSVRWSDGVAHVGDRTTTHHGDEGFGIGRRQLLDLLAERARSLGVRVEYENEIADGDRLPDADLVVACDGVHSGVRERHSDHFGPEVGLGRNKYIWLGTTKVFDAFTFAFVDTPHGWIWCYAYGFSADHSTCVVECSPETWTGLGLDRADETEGLVRLQELFVKLLDGHRLIGRANTGGSAQWLNFRTLTNRAWSHGNVVLLGDAAHTTHYSIGAGTTLALEDAIALAHSLRAEPELAPALVAYEKKRKAELLSVQSAARHSAQWYESLPRYIGLPPAQMFALLGQRHSPLLPYIPPQLYYRIDRAAGQLEALRRLKRWLGPKVARTLHAKRG